DNA sequence from the Candidatus Kaistella beijingensis genome:
CAATCCATTTTTGTTCTTCGAGGGCGTGTTGGTAAATTTTGTTTTGAACTGTTCCCGATTTTAATAATTCACAGTAACCTCCTGCTTCTTCGATTTCGAGGAACAATTTCCAAGATTTTTCGGCGAATTGTTGGGTGATATTTTCGATGTAATAACTTCCGTTTCCTGCGTCATCAAAAACATTGATGATACTTTCATAGGCCAAAACAATTTGTTGCTTGAAAGAAATTTCTTCGGAAAGCGCATCAGAATTTTGAATTTTGAAATCATTTGTAAAAACAGCATCTGCTCCACCAATCATCGCAGCTGAAAGTTCTAAAGTCGAACGAATCAAATTGTTTTCAGCATCGTTTTTTGACTTATTTCTTAAAGATGTTTCCGCAAAAATGTATGGAATTTCATCCAACCCAAATTCTTGTGAAAGTTGGTTGAACAATAATTTAAAAGCTCTTATTTTCGCAATTTCAAAGAAGTAATTTCCACCGACAGCAAATCTGAAAATCAGTTTTTTCAGAATTTCCGCACCGAAAACTTCGGTTAAATCCTTCGCTTTCGCCAAAGCAAATCCCAATTGTTGATCAATAGAAGCTCCCGAATTTTGGTGTAATGAAACATCGACGCAAATATTTCTCTCAAAGTTTTTGGCTAAAAGTTCTTTTCCGAGTTGCTCATTGATTTCGCCTTTGGAATCATCAGAAAAAATGTCGATTAATGAGAAATATCGGTTGTTTTCGTCAATTGAAATGTGTTCCGCCAAATCTTTGTTGTGCACGAAAATCACTTTCTCATCAAGGTCTTCCACATTTTCATCCAATAAAAACGCAAAAACATTTTCCTCCAAATCTTCATGATATTTTGCAACCAAATTGGTTGATTCCTCCACTTTCGGAAGATTTTTCAAAGGTTTAGAAACCGCATCGTAATAAGGCTTCACCTCGATTCCTTCCAAGTTTTCTTTGGAAAGGATAGAATAAATATCATCGGTTTTCAGTTGCTTTTGAACTAGATTTTCCCAATCGGAAAGCGAGACGTTTTTAAACATAACTTTTTTTGTTTCAAGTTTCAAGTTTGAAGAATTCACCAATGACAGCGATATGAATTCACCATTCACTTCCATAAGAAAATTCACAATTCACTTCTAAAACCACTTGGCTCTTGGTTCTTTTTACTTGGCTCTTTTCAAATTTGTAGAATCCACCACCAAAATAAAAATCTCTTCATTTGGTTTTTTCATGAAGTAATTTTCGCGGGCAAACTTCTCTTTTTCTGATTTGTTGTTCATCAGTTTTTTGTAGAATTCGTCGTTTTTTTGGTATTCAGATTTATAGTAAGCGAGCTGTTCTTCGTATTTGTTGATTTCGCCGTTCAATTCATTCACCACTAAAAACGAAGTGTTGTCGAAGAAAACCATCCACACCAAAAACAAAAAAATCGTCACAAAATATTTGTTCAAAACATATTTCTGAATGAACTTGAAAGTGGCCGATTTGGGTTTTATTTCCTTAATTAATTCCTTCATTTCAGTGCGATTTTTTCAGGGTATTATTAATGACGGTCGAAAGAAAATCAATAGCGACGGTGTTTTGCTTCATATTCGGAACAATCAAATCTGCCTCGTTTTTAGAAGGTTCGATGAATTCCTGATGCATCGGTTTCAAAGTGGTTTGGTAACGGTGCAGAACTTCCTGCAAATCTCGTCCCCTTTCTTGCGTATCTCGACGAATTCTACGAATCAGTCTTTCATCGGAATCGGCATGAACAAAGACTTTTAAGTCATATTCCTTCAAGAGTTCTTTGTTGGTTAGAACCAAAATTCCTTCCACAATCAAAACATTTTTCGGGTCCACTGAAACAAAATCTCCCGTTCTGGAATGCGTCACAAAAGAGTAAAGCGGCTGCTCAATCGTCTCATTATTTTTCAACATTTTCACATGCTTAATCAACAAGTCAAAATCGATGGATTTTGGATGGTCGTAATTCAGCTGCTCTCTTTCTGAGAGTGTAAGGTGTTGATTATCATGATAATAATTATCCTGTGAAAGAACATTCACTCCTTCCACATTCAGTTGCTGAAGAATTTTGTTGACCACCGTGGTTTTTCCTGAACCAGTTCCGCCTGCAATTCCGATGACGAGCATAAAATTTGTTTTTACAAATATAGGATTTTGTATGAATTTTCGGAATAAATAAAGGATGATTTTATTACGTTTAAAAATTTTTCACCGCAAAAGAATCAAAAGAAATTTTGGTGATAAAGAAAATTCAAAAGAAGGCAAACTTCTCCTTTTACTAACTTAAATCCAAAAAACCATTGATGGCGATCACTTTTGTCACTTTTGCGGTGGAAACTACCCTTTTCTCTCGATTCCAAAAACGTAATAAACCACCGCAAGAACTCTCGCAAAAAATTCCCGCGACTGATTTCGGTAATAACTCTGATTGCTCAAAACATCCTGTGCATCGAAACCGAGCGCATTCATGTCATTATTTCTCGCGTAAAAAAGCGCACGCAAATTGTGAAATCCCTGTGAAACAATAATCACGTTATTCTGTTTGTAAATATTTTTGCAGTTATTGATGCTTGCTTGGGTTTTAAAACCTTTCGGATCCTCTGTGATAATGTTTTCGGGAACACCTTCTTGGTAAACCAAATAATTTTTCATGGCAAAAGGTTCGTCGTAACCTTTGCTTTTCTCGCCGCTCACAATGATTTTCTTGATTTTTCCGTGGTGATAAAGCAGTGCGGTTGCATCCATTCTAGAAGTAAAATAGGGATTAGAAATTCCCGATTTCATTTTCGGCGAGGTTCCCAAAACGAGTGCGGTTTCACGTGGCGGGATTTTAGAAATTTTGGTAAAAGTTCTTCCGTTGGTTAATGCAAATACCCAAACATTTGCCAAAATCATCAGCAAAATCGCTATTTCCACCAAGGTGAAAAATGATTTTAATAAATCGAGTATTTTTTTCACTAATAAACTTTTATGGCCACGAATTCACGAATAATTTTTTTACTATTTAAAAAGAGTAAAGTTAATATTTAAAACATCTGCGCAGTCTGCAAAATCTGCGAGAGCAACATTAAACCAAATCGAAATTAACCTTTATTTTTTTACTTAAAACCACCGACATACACGCCAAAATTCTACCCGAAGCTTCTTCGTTTTCAGTTAAGTATTCGTTTTCCAATAATTCGACTTCGCCTTCTTCTAAAACACATTCACAACTCCCACAAATTCCTGATTTACAAGAATATGGAACAGGAAATCCTTGAATTAGAAGTTCCTGCAAAAGTCGTATTCTATTGTTTTTCAAAGTCGTTTTGTATTCATTTCCGAAAAGCTTAAAATCGACTTCAATATCTTCTATTAAAGGAAATTCTTTTTCCTGAGGATAAATATCTTCGTTGTATTCCTCGAAAAGTTCAAAATGAATGTTCTTTCTCGGAATTCCGTTGTTGTAGCAAGCGTTTGCAAGCGATTTTATCATCTCACCTTTTCCGAAAATCAACACTTCATCCACCGAATCCCAAAGTGTAGATTCTTCGTCGGTTTCGTCAATCATCATCAATTGATTAATAATTAAGACGACTTTTTTTTCATCCAGTCTTCCTTCCAAAAAGGCATTCCCTACTTTTTCTCTCGAATAAAAATAATGGATATCGAGTCGGTCTTTATGTTGTGAAATCAATTCATCTAATTCATTCTTAAAAGGAACACCGTCTCTCGTTTTGTTTCCGTAAAAAAGAAAAAGCCGCGTTCGCGGTTCGTTGTGCAGAATGTTTTTGAAATGACTGATCAAAGGCGTAATACCAATTCCACCCGCAAAACCAATGATGGTGCGGAATTCGTGAGGTTTTGAAACCAAGGTAAATCTTCCTTTCGGTTCGGAAACTTCTACAAAATCGCCGATTTGAAAGTCGTTGTACAAATCTTTTGTGGAACTTTCTTCGGTATTAATTTTAATTCCCAAAGCAATCTTTTCTTCGTAAGGAGCGGAAGTCATGGAAAAATCGTTGTAGTAAATTTCTCCTTTTGAAGGATATTTTAAAGTTACATACTGTCCCGCCTCAAATTGGAAATTGCTTTTCAAGTTTTCGGGGACTTCAAATTCCATTGAAAAAGTGTTTTTGGTCAGTTGTTCCTTTTTCGCTAATTTTAGCAGGTGAAAATTGCCCTGTTTTGCTTTGGGTAAAAGATTTTCCATAATAATTGAGATTCAAAAATAATAAAAATAAAATGAAATCGCCACTGGAAACTTTCCAATAAAATTTATTTTAAAAATTGGCGATTGCATGAGACAAATAAAAAAATTAGAAATTCTTATGAAAAAAATTGTTTTAGGTTTGATGTTTTTAATAACACTTTCCGCCTGTAAAAAAGATACGAAAGTGGCTGAAAATACAGACAATATCCAAACCGATTCCATAACCGTACCTGAATCCAACGAACCAACTGGAGCGGTAATTCCGTTTAAAGAAATTGAACTTTCTCCTGAACAGACTTCAAAAATCTTGGCAAAGCAGAGCAACGACACTTTATATGTCACCAATTTTTTCGCGACCTGGTGCGGTCCATGTATGCGTGAAATTCCGCATTTTAAAGAAAAAATGAATGAGTTAAAATCGCAACCTGTGAAATTTACTTTTGTAAGTTTGGATGAAAAAGCGGATTGGAGTACCAAAGTAAAAGCGTTTGCAGAAGAAAATAACCTTTCAAAAAACATCGTCCTTTTAGACGGAACAAAACTGACTCCTGAATTTTTTCCTGCGAATTTTAAACAATGGGACGGTGGTTCAATTCCGTTTACTTTTATGAGAAAAGGAGATAAAACTGACGAAACGGTGGGAATGATGAGCGCGGAAATGCTCAGCGAAAAGTTGAATTCTTTTAAATAAAAAGAACACAAATTCCACAGATTTTCTAACATTTGAAAATCTTCAAATTGATAAAAAACTTAAGAAAAATATATTCATCTGCGTAAATCTGTGAAGTCTGTAAGAAACTCCTTCAAAACCATTTGTTTATTTTTAATTATCGGAATAATAGCGTCGATTTTTGTGAATTTGAACATTGGTTTCCTAAAATTAAATTTCTCTGATTTTTTTTCTGAAACCCAAAACTCACAAATTGCAGAACTTCGTATTAATCGGGTTCTCGTGATGCTTTTGGCGGGAATTTCCATTCCAACTTCCGGGTTTTTACTGCAGGAATATTTTCAGAATCCTTTGGCGGGACCTTCAGTTTTGGGAATTACTTCAGTCGCAAGTTTGAGTGTAGCATTCTACATATTCTTTTCACAAAATTGGGTGCTTCCGGAGTTTTTGCAAAACAGTTTTTTAAGTATCTCCGCAATTGTGGGAAGTTTGCTTTTGATGTTGGTTTTATTGGCATTTTCAAATCGGTTTCAAGATAAAAGTTTTCTCATCATTTTCGGATTTTTGGTTTCGGCTTTGGCGGGAGCGATTGTTTCGATTCTGCAGTTTTACGCCGATAATCAAAGTCTGAAAAACTATATTTTGTGGAGTTTCGGCGCGAATAATTCAGTTTCGAGAAATCAGATTTATATTTTAACGATTATCATTTTGATGGGTTTATTTTTAAGTTTTAAAACCATCAAACCGTTGATTGGAAATGCTTTGGGAACAAGTTACGCACAAAGTTTAGGTGTGAATTTGAATACATTAAAAATCCTTATAATTGTCGCTTCTTCCCTGCTTTCTGCTTCTGTCACTGCGTTTTTGGGACCCATTTTATTTATCGGAATAGTAGTTCCGCATTTCTGTCGAATGATTTACAATCCGGCAAAACTTTGGCAGCAATGGATTTTGAATATGTTTTTAGGAATTTTAATCATGGAAGTTTTTTCTTCGGCTTCAGAAATGTCGCAGTTTCCTTTGAATGTGATTACCTCTTTGTTTGGAATCCCGGTGATTTTGTTGATGCTTTTGAAGAATAAAACCGCTTGATTTGTTTTACGCAAAGACGCAAAGATTTTTTTTATTAAAGGGCTTTTTTTAAGGCGCAAAGAAATTGATAAATCAATTTTAGTTTGGAAATTAGTAAAAGATATAAAATATTATGACAGAAAATGAGTTATCAAAAATCGTTTTCGAAGCAGGATTAAAAATTCATAAAAAACTTGGTCCTGGCTTATTTGAAAGCGTTTATGAAGAATGCTTGTTTTATGAACTCAACAAAATCGGCTTGAAAGTTGAAAAACAAAAAGTTCTTCCAATAATTTATGAAGAATTAAAAATTGATAACGCATTTCGACTTGATATGATTGTTGAAACAAAATTATTTTAGAAAGCAAAGCACAAGAATTTATCAATCCATCACACAAAGCACAATTATTAACCTATTTAAAAATGACGGATTGTAAATTGGGAATGCTAATAAATTTTAATGAAGAAACTTTCAAAGCAGGTGTAACAAGAATAGTGAACGGTTTGTAAAACCAAAACCAAAATTGACGAAGTCAATTCCTTGCGCCTTAAATATAAAGAATTTAACAAATTTTCTTTGCGTCTTTGCATAAAACCAAAAATGTTTCTACAACTAAAAAAAACAGACATCGGCTATAAAACTCCTTTAATCAAAGGCGTTGAAACCTCTTTGAAATTAGGTGAGGTTTGTCTTTTAATCGGAAACAACGGTGTTGGTAAAACCACTTTAATCAAAAGCATTCTCAACCAAATTCCTGTTTTGGATGGGGAAATTTTTCTAAACAAAAAAAACATTAAAATCCTTTCTTCCAAAGAAATTGCGGAACAAGTCGCCATCGTTTTTTCAAAATCTCAGGTCCCCGCAAATTACACTCTAAAGGATTTAATTTCTCTAGGAAAATACATTCATTACCCCTATTATTTTGAGTTAAATGATTCCGACAGACAAGAAGTTGATGAAATTATCGAAAGTTTAAATTTAAACCAATACAAAGATTTTCAATTACAAAAACTTTCGGATGGAAATCTTCAAAAAGCATTTATTGGTCGCGCTTTGGCTCAAAATTCTCCTTTCATTATACTGGACGAACCCACCACACATTTGGATGAAGAAAACAAAATCATCATTTTGAAATTGTTAAGAAATTTAGCGAAAAAACAAAATAAACTTATACTATTTTCTTCTCACGATTGGCGATTGGCAAAGGAATTTTCAGATAAAATCTGGTTGGTGAATGATGGAAAATTGGATGCAGGAATTACCGAAGAAATACTTTTAAAACATCATGAAATTTTAAGTCCACGCCTCTTTCAGGTCAACGAAAATTTTATTCCACCCCAAATTGTAGGTCCCGATTTGGAGAAGGAAATGCTCTATTCTTTCCTTCAAAAAAACTTCAAAAAAAACCTTTCACATCTTAAAGTTGAGTTTAAGGATGTATTTTGGGAAGTTTCAAATGATTATTTTCAAGAAAAATGCGCTTCCTTTGAAGAAATTGCACATTTAATTGAAAACCACCATTAATTCTACATTTCTGCAAAGTGTTTAATTTATTATGCATGCATAACATTATGCAATTCATATAAATTAATATTCTGAAAATCAATTATTTAAAAGATCAATTGAAATTACTATGCATGCATAGTAATTTATTGTTATATTTGTCTAAACCACATTAGTTAAGATTATGGAAAAGAAAAATCCTGAAAAAGTTGAAAATGTTGACCTGATTCTCAAGTCGACATGGTTGGCTGTCTCGAAGATGTATTCCGAAATGGCTCAAGACCACGACGCGACTGCTGTTCAAGCACTTACGCTTTTGAAAATCGACCCGAAAGAAGGAACACGGAGTACCAATCTCGGTCCAAAAATGGCGATCGAACCGACTTCATTGACAAGAATTATCAAGCTGCTCGAAGACAACGGATATATCTACAAAGAAAAAACCACGAATGATAAACGTGAAGTCATCATTAAACTGACCGATAAAGGTCTGAATTCAAGGAATTTATCGAAAGAAGTCGTGGTTAATTTTAATAAAAAGGTAATGGAAAAAATAGCACCCGAAAAACTCGAAGTTTTCAAGGATGTAATGAACGATATTTTAAAAATTGCCAACGATTTAAATCAAAAAAAATAGACAAAATGCGAGTTTCGGGTTAAGAGTTCATACTTTAAACCTCAAATTCTAAACTTTAAACAACTCATTTTTAAATATGAAAAGACGCATTAAACACGTTACCGTTCTCGGTTCGGGAATTATGGGAAGCGGAATTGCGGCGCACTTTGCAAACATCGGCGTTGAAGTTCTCCTTCTTGATATCGTTCCTTTCGAACTCACGGAAGCGGAACAGAAAAAAGGTCTTACCAAAGACGACAAAGCCGTGCGAAACCGCATCGCCACAGAAAATTTTGAAAAACTGAAAAAAGCAAGTCCTGCCCTTCTTTATACGCCACAGTTTGCGGAAAGAATTACCGTAGGAAACTTCGATGACGATTTACCGAAAATCAAAAACACCGATTGGATTATTGAGGTGGTGGTTGAGAGATTGGACATCAAAAAAGCAGTTTACGAAAAAATTGAGCAGTTCAGAAAACCGGGAACTTTGGTTTCTTCCAACACTTCCGGAATTCCAATTAATATGCTTGTAGAAGGCAGAAGCGACGATTTCAAAAAATATTTCGCAGGAACGCACTTCTTCAATCCGGTAAGATATTTACCACTTTTGGAAATCATTCCAACCAATGACACCGATCCTGAAATAGTGAAATTTTATATGGAATACGGTGCAAAATTCCTTGGAAAAACCACCGTTTTAGCGAAAGATACACCTGCATTTATCGCCAACAGAATTGGGGTTTTCTCCATGATGAATTTACTTCACGAAGTTCAAGGATTGGGTTTAACCGTGACTGATATTGATAAATTAACAGGTCCTGTAATTGGTCGTCCAAAATCTGCGACGTTCAGAACCGCGGATGTTGTTGGTTTGGACACTTTGGTTCACGTTGCAAACGGGGTTCGTCAAAGCGGTGCAGAAGCCAATGATTTCAATGATGTTTTTGCACTTCCAGATTACATTCAGAAAATGATGGAGAACAAATGGTTGGGTTCTAAAACCGAACAAGGTTTCTTCAAAAAAGTAAAAAATGCTGAAGGAAAATCTGAAATTCAAGGTTTGAATTTGGATACAATGGAATATGAACTTCAAGGTAAATCCAACTTCCCTACGCTTGAACTCACGAAAAATATTGATAAACCGATTGACAGATTTAAAGTTTTAATCGGTGGAAAAGATAAAGCAGGCGAATTGTATAGAAAATCTTTAGGCGCATTGTTCGCTTACGTTTCTCACAAAGTTCCTGAAATTTCCGATGAAATCTACAAAATTGATGATGCAATGCGTGCCGGTTTCGGTTGGGAAAACGGTCCGTTTGAAGTTTGGGATGCAGTTGGCGTGGAAAAAGGAATTGACTTGGCGAAAGATGCAGGTTACGAAGTTTCGGATTGGGTAAAAGAAATGGCTCAAAAAGGCGAAACTTTCTATAAAGTAAACGACGAAGGACAAAGCATTTTCTTTGATAAAAATTCAGGAAATTACAGCAATATTCCAGGACAAGATGCATTTATCATTCTAGATAATATTAGAAAAAATAAAACACTTTGGAGCAACTCCGAAAGTGCCATTCAAGATTTGGGCGACGGAATTATCAATTTTGAAATCCGTTCCAAAATGAACTCACTTGGAGGCGGCGTTTTGGACGGTTTAAACCGTGCAATCGACCTTGCTGAAAAGGAATACGACGGTTTGGTTGTCGGAAATCAAGGCGCGAATTTCTCTGTTGGAGCTAATTTAGCGATGATTTTAATGATGGCAATTGACCAGGATTGGGACGATTTGAATATGGCAATCGCCTACTTCCAAAAATCAATGATGAGGGTTCGTTACTCCTCAATTCCTGTGGTTGTTGCGCCGTTCGGAATGACTTTAGGCGGTGGTTGCGAAATGACGATGCACGCCGACAAAGTTGTGGCAGCCGCAGAAACTTATATCGGATTGGTGGAAACCGGTGTTGGTGTCATTCCGGGAGGTGGTGGAACGAAAGAATTCGCGTTGAGAACTTCCAAAAAATTCCAACCGGACGATGTGAAAAATAACAGAATGCGCGACGCATTTATGAACATCGCGATGGGAAAAGTAGCAACTTCTGCTTATGAAGCTTACGATATGGGAATTTTGGAAAAGCATAAAGACATCGTTGTTGTAAACAAAAACCGTCAGATTGCCGAAGCCAAAAAAGTAGCAAAACTAATGGCAGAACAAGGTTACACGCAACCAATTCAACAAACTGTAAAAGTTTTAGGAAAAGATGCGCTTGGAATGTTCTACGTGGGAACCGACCAAATGTTGACCGGAAACTACATCTCCGAACACGATAAAAAAATTGCAGACAAATTAGCGTATGTAATGGTTGGCGGAAATCTTTCAGAACCGACAGTGGTGAACGAACAGTATTTATTGAATTTGGAAAGAGAAGCATTCTTGCAACTTTGCGGCGAGAGAAAGACTTTAGAGAGAATTCAATATATGCTTCAAAACGGTAAACCGCTTCGTAATTAAGAACAAGATACAAGGCAAAAGATACAAGTTTTGAGGAGCCACAAAGTGGCGAAATCATTAGCAAAGGGTGAAGCCCTTTGAAAAATCAAAAAAGCCAATGTTAAAAAGCCACGAAGTGGCGATATTAAAATTATTAAAATATAACAAATGTCAAAACAAGCATACATAATAAAAGGATATAGAACAGCGGTGGGAAAAGCACCGAAAGGTTCTCTTCGCTTTACGCGTCCCGATGTAATGGCGGCGACAGTCATTGAAAAATTGATGGCTGCAGTTCCGCAACTCGACAAAGACAGAATTGACGACCTTATCGTAGGAAACGCAATGCCTGAAGCAGAACAAGGTTTGAACGTGGCACGTTTAATTTCTTTAATGGGATTAAACACCGACAAAGTTCCGGGAGTTACCGTAAACAGATATTGTGCATCCGGTTCGGAAGCGATTGCAATTGCCTCTGCAAAAATTCAGGCAGGAATGGCGGATTGCATTATTGCAGGTGGAACAGAATCAATGAGTTACATTCCTATGGGCGGTTACAAACCGGTTCCCGAACCAGATACTGCAAAATCCAACCCTGATTATTATTGGGGAATGGGTTACACCGCGGAGGAAGTGGCAAAACAATACAACATTTCCCGTGAGGAACAGGATGAATTTGCTTTTAATTCTCATATGAAAGCGCTGAAAGCGTTAGAAGAAGGAAAATTCGCCAATCAAATTGTTCCAATTCCTGTGGAATACAATTTCTTGGATGAAAACCAAAAAATGCAAACCAAAAAATTTGATTTTTCTGTAGATGAAGGTCCGAGAAAAGAGACTTCTTTGGAAGGTTTGGCAAAACTTCGTCCGGTTTTCGCAAACGGAGGTTCGGTTACGGCAGGAAATTCATCGCAAATGAGTGATGGTGCTGCTTTCGTTATCGTGATGAGCGAAGATATGGTGAAAGAATTAGGTTTGGAACCCGAAGCAAGATTGGTGGCTTATGCAGCCGCAGGTTTAGAACCGAGAATTATGGGAATGGGACCAATTTACGCCATTCCAAAAGCATTAAAACAGGCTGGTTTAGAACTGAAAGATATTGATTTAATTGAACTGAATGAGGCATTTGCTTCTCAATCCGTTGCGATTAAAAAAGAATTGAATTTAAATCCTGAAATTTTAAATGTAAACGGAGGCGCAATCGCACTTGGACATCCACTTGGTTGTACAGGAACGAAATTGACCGTTCAATTATTAGATGAAATGCGAAAACGCGGAAACAAATACGGAATGGTTTCTATGTGCGTTGGAACGGGACAAGGAGCGGCGAGTATTTTCGAGTTGCTATAATTTAAAAACCACAAAGGCAAAAAGTTTTGATTTTTCAAGTGGATAAAACTTGTGCGTTTAGGAGAAAACAAAAGTTTGAAAATCAAAGATTTTCACTTCTTCCAAAGAACAATGTTTGTGTAGAAAATTGAATTTGCGTGTTAACGGTTGCGCTCCATAGGAGCGCTATCTAAAAAAGCGAAATGATTTTTTACCGAATTTGTGGAGCCGCGAAGCGGCGAAATCAATAGCAAAGGGTGAAGCCCTTTGTGAAATCATCAGCAAAGCGTGAAGCCCTTTGAAATTTGAAATGTGAAAACAAAAATTGCAAAAAGCCCTGAAAGGGCGACATAAAATAGAGCGCAACTTTGCGTGAGGGATAGAAACGGTTACCCCGCAATCCCGAATATTCGGGATGAGGAGTAAAAGTGGATAGCCCGACCTGAATGAGGAAATGGATCCCGATGAAATCGGGAGTAATGACCGAGTGAAGGACACGCCCAAATTAAATAAATAAAAAAAAACAAAAACAATGAGCGATACATTAACAAACGTAAAAGGCGGCGAATTCTTAATTAAAGACATTGCTGCAAGCGAGATTTTTTCTCTTGAAGAATTGAACGAGGAGCAAAAAATGCTTCGCGATTCCATCAAAGAATTTATTGATAAAGAAGTGGTTCCAAATCGTGAGAGATTTGAGCACAAAGATTATGCATTGACCGAAGAAGTGATGCGCAAACTCGGAGAAATGGGCGTTCTTGGAATTGCCGTTCCTGAAGAATACGGCGGTCTTGGAATGGATTTCACCACCACAATGTTGGCTTGTGATATGGCTTCCGGAGCGAACGGTTCGGTTGCGACTGCTTATGGAGCGCACACCGGAATTGGAACATTGCCGATTTTGCTTTACGGAACTGAAGAACAAAAGAAAAAATACCTTCCGGATTTGGCTCAAGGAACGAAATTCGGTGCATATTGTTTGACGGAACCGGATGCAGGCTCTGACGCCAATTCTGGAAAAACGAAAGCAAGGCTTTCCGAAGACGGAAAACATTACATCATCAACGGACAGAAAATGTGGATTTCTAACGCAGGTTTTGCTGATACTTTCACGTTTTTTGCAAAAATTGATGATGATAAAAACATTACAGGTTTCGTCATTAACCGTTCGGA
Encoded proteins:
- a CDS encoding methylmalonyl-CoA mutase family protein, with translation MFKNVSLSDWENLVQKQLKTDDIYSILSKENLEGIEVKPYYDAVSKPLKNLPKVEESTNLVAKYHEDLEENVFAFLLDENVEDLDEKVIFVHNKDLAEHISIDENNRYFSLIDIFSDDSKGEINEQLGKELLAKNFERNICVDVSLHQNSGASIDQQLGFALAKAKDLTEVFGAEILKKLIFRFAVGGNYFFEIAKIRAFKLLFNQLSQEFGLDEIPYIFAETSLRNKSKNDAENNLIRSTLELSAAMIGGADAVFTNDFKIQNSDALSEEISFKQQIVLAYESIINVFDDAGNGSYYIENITQQFAEKSWKLFLEIEEAGGYCELLKSGTVQNKIYQHALEEQKWIEEGKLKLIGVNLYPKLEKTKSAEDLYSAKEIKKVRLAEMFE
- a CDS encoding FtsB family cell division protein gives rise to the protein MKELIKEIKPKSATFKFIQKYVLNKYFVTIFLFLVWMVFFDNTSFLVVNELNGEINKYEEQLAYYKSEYQKNDEFYKKLMNNKSEKEKFARENYFMKKPNEEIFILVVDSTNLKRAK
- the udk gene encoding uridine kinase; its protein translation is MLVIGIAGGTGSGKTTVVNKILQQLNVEGVNVLSQDNYYHDNQHLTLSEREQLNYDHPKSIDFDLLIKHVKMLKNNETIEQPLYSFVTHSRTGDFVSVDPKNVLIVEGILVLTNKELLKEYDLKVFVHADSDERLIRRIRRDTQERGRDLQEVLHRYQTTLKPMHQEFIEPSKNEADLIVPNMKQNTVAIDFLSTVINNTLKKSH
- a CDS encoding SanA/YdcF family protein, which codes for MILANVWVFALTNGRTFTKISKIPPRETALVLGTSPKMKSGISNPYFTSRMDATALLYHHGKIKKIIVSGEKSKGYDEPFAMKNYLVYQEGVPENIITEDPKGFKTQASINNCKNIYKQNNVIIVSQGFHNLRALFYARNNDMNALGFDAQDVLSNQSYYRNQSREFFARVLAVVYYVFGIERKG
- a CDS encoding 2Fe-2S iron-sulfur cluster-binding protein, whose product is MENLLPKAKQGNFHLLKLAKKEQLTKNTFSMEFEVPENLKSNFQFEAGQYVTLKYPSKGEIYYNDFSMTSAPYEEKIALGIKINTEESSTKDLYNDFQIGDFVEVSEPKGRFTLVSKPHEFRTIIGFAGGIGITPLISHFKNILHNEPRTRLFLFYGNKTRDGVPFKNELDELISQHKDRLDIHYFYSREKVGNAFLEGRLDEKKVVLIINQLMMIDETDEESTLWDSVDEVLIFGKGEMIKSLANACYNNGIPRKNIHFELFEEYNEDIYPQEKEFPLIEDIEVDFKLFGNEYKTTLKNNRIRLLQELLIQGFPVPYSCKSGICGSCECVLEEGEVELLENEYLTENEEASGRILACMSVVLSKKIKVNFDLV
- a CDS encoding TlpA family protein disulfide reductase, whose product is MKKIVLGLMFLITLSACKKDTKVAENTDNIQTDSITVPESNEPTGAVIPFKEIELSPEQTSKILAKQSNDTLYVTNFFATWCGPCMREIPHFKEKMNELKSQPVKFTFVSLDEKADWSTKVKAFAEENNLSKNIVLLDGTKLTPEFFPANFKQWDGGSIPFTFMRKGDKTDETVGMMSAEMLSEKLNSFK
- a CDS encoding iron ABC transporter permease; amino-acid sequence: MCLFLIIGIIASIFVNLNIGFLKLNFSDFFSETQNSQIAELRINRVLVMLLAGISIPTSGFLLQEYFQNPLAGPSVLGITSVASLSVAFYIFFSQNWVLPEFLQNSFLSISAIVGSLLLMLVLLAFSNRFQDKSFLIIFGFLVSALAGAIVSILQFYADNQSLKNYILWSFGANNSVSRNQIYILTIIILMGLFLSFKTIKPLIGNALGTSYAQSLGVNLNTLKILIIVASSLLSASVTAFLGPILFIGIVVPHFCRMIYNPAKLWQQWILNMFLGILIMEVFSSASEMSQFPLNVITSLFGIPVILLMLLKNKTA
- a CDS encoding ABC transporter ATP-binding protein, which produces MFLQLKKTDIGYKTPLIKGVETSLKLGEVCLLIGNNGVGKTTLIKSILNQIPVLDGEIFLNKKNIKILSSKEIAEQVAIVFSKSQVPANYTLKDLISLGKYIHYPYYFELNDSDRQEVDEIIESLNLNQYKDFQLQKLSDGNLQKAFIGRALAQNSPFIILDEPTTHLDEENKIIILKLLRNLAKKQNKLILFSSHDWRLAKEFSDKIWLVNDGKLDAGITEEILLKHHEILSPRLFQVNENFIPPQIVGPDLEKEMLYSFLQKNFKKNLSHLKVEFKDVFWEVSNDYFQEKCASFEEIAHLIENHH
- a CDS encoding MarR family winged helix-turn-helix transcriptional regulator, translated to MEKKNPEKVENVDLILKSTWLAVSKMYSEMAQDHDATAVQALTLLKIDPKEGTRSTNLGPKMAIEPTSLTRIIKLLEDNGYIYKEKTTNDKREVIIKLTDKGLNSRNLSKEVVVNFNKKVMEKIAPEKLEVFKDVMNDILKIANDLNQKK